One window of the Gammaproteobacteria bacterium genome contains the following:
- a CDS encoding IS1595 family transposase produces MASKTGPGKSYRKGLSLIEAFRKFPDDATAEAWLADCRWGDEPACPHCGDTNVQTGAKHPTMPYRCRGCRKRFSVRIGTAMQDSNIPLQKWAIAIYLMTTSLKGVSSMKLHRDLGIAQSSAWHMAHRLREAWARQGGLFAGPVEVDEAFFGGLEGNKHKSKKLNVGGGTGGKVPVIGAKDRDSNKVAARVIENTDKATVTEFVEKHADPDAKVYTDGASTYKGRKQEKVKHSVGEFVRGQAHINGMESFWAMLKRGYTGVYHRMSEKHLQRYVNEFAGRHNIRPLDTLAQMRAIVRGLEGRRLRKADLVA; encoded by the coding sequence ATGGCAAGCAAGACGGGACCCGGAAAGAGCTACCGAAAGGGGCTCTCGCTGATCGAGGCGTTCCGCAAGTTCCCGGACGATGCGACGGCGGAAGCATGGCTCGCGGATTGCCGTTGGGGTGACGAGCCCGCTTGCCCGCATTGCGGAGACACCAACGTCCAGACCGGCGCGAAGCATCCGACGATGCCGTATCGGTGCCGGGGCTGCCGGAAGCGGTTCAGCGTCCGTATCGGGACGGCGATGCAGGATTCCAACATTCCGCTCCAGAAGTGGGCCATCGCCATCTACCTGATGACGACTTCGCTGAAGGGCGTGTCGAGCATGAAGCTGCACCGCGATCTCGGGATCGCGCAAAGCTCGGCATGGCACATGGCACACCGTCTTCGCGAGGCGTGGGCGCGCCAGGGCGGGTTGTTTGCCGGTCCGGTCGAGGTTGACGAGGCGTTTTTCGGTGGTCTGGAGGGCAACAAGCACAAGTCCAAGAAGCTGAACGTCGGTGGCGGCACAGGCGGCAAGGTTCCCGTGATCGGGGCGAAGGACCGGGACAGCAACAAGGTCGCGGCCCGCGTGATCGAGAACACCGACAAGGCGACCGTGACGGAGTTCGTGGAGAAGCACGCCGATCCCGATGCGAAGGTCTACACGGACGGCGCGAGCACGTACAAGGGCAGGAAGCAGGAGAAGGTGAAGCACTCGGTTGGCGAGTTCGTCCGGGGGCAGGCGCACATCAACGGGATGGAGTCGTTTTGGGCGATGCTCAAGCGGGGCTACACGGGCGTCTACCATCGCATGTCGGAGAAGCATCTCCAGCGGTACGTGAACGAGTTTGCGGGACGCCACAACATCCGCCCCCTCGACACGCTCGCGCAGATGCGCGCCATCGTGCGGGGTCTGGAGGGCAGGCGGCTCCGCAAGGCCGATCTGGTGGCCTGA
- a CDS encoding DNA methyltransferase — protein MRRWDDRCVDLIYLDPPFNSKTDYNVLYSANGAGDAQFRAFSDTWTWDSDAADRLDRYESAIGRRAHNAIMGLHRMLGPSGMLAYLTYMAERLEECHRLLKPTGSIYLHCDPTASHGLKLVMDAIFGPGNFRNEIVWKRTYSHGGARRWGPIHDILLFYSASDAYQWNRVHQAYDPSYVAKYYRLRDKKGRYQLVSLTGAGTRNGASGQPWRDVNPTQAGRHWAVPAGALANVLEDHDPSTLSVQQKLDALDAAGLIYWPPKGKTPRQKRYLSEAPGVQIQDVVADIGPIARGSEYLGYPTQKPVALLKRIIQASSNPGDVILDPFCGCGTAIDAANRLGRRWAGIDISSFAIDLIRGKRLKDKTIPVKGIPYDLASAIKLAREQPFNFESWAVTRLPGFAPNTKQVADGGVDGRATLAHKPDDHPSRLALAQVKGGKFSLSALRDFIGVTERDKGALGYFVTLEPVQTKAAKKAVANTGRIRVAGYPYRRTHLWPISDYFDERLPPMPIMADPYSGKPPEQGTLF, from the coding sequence ATGCGCCGCTGGGATGATCGGTGCGTGGACCTGATCTATCTCGATCCGCCGTTCAACTCGAAGACGGACTACAACGTCCTCTACTCCGCGAACGGGGCCGGGGACGCGCAGTTCCGGGCGTTCTCCGATACGTGGACGTGGGACAGCGACGCAGCCGACCGGCTGGACCGCTACGAGTCCGCCATCGGGCGACGCGCCCACAACGCGATCATGGGGCTCCACCGGATGCTGGGGCCGTCCGGGATGCTCGCCTATCTGACGTACATGGCGGAGCGTCTGGAGGAATGCCACCGGCTCCTGAAGCCAACCGGGAGCATCTACCTGCATTGCGACCCGACGGCGTCCCACGGGCTCAAACTCGTCATGGACGCCATCTTCGGGCCGGGCAACTTCCGCAACGAAATCGTCTGGAAGCGGACCTACTCTCACGGCGGGGCTCGGCGTTGGGGGCCAATTCATGATATCCTGCTTTTCTACTCGGCATCCGATGCATACCAGTGGAACCGAGTTCATCAGGCTTATGATCCCAGCTATGTCGCAAAGTACTACCGCCTTCGAGACAAGAAGGGACGATACCAACTGGTGTCGCTGACAGGGGCCGGAACCCGAAACGGGGCATCCGGTCAACCGTGGCGGGATGTGAACCCGACACAAGCCGGTCGTCATTGGGCTGTTCCTGCGGGAGCATTGGCAAACGTTCTGGAGGACCACGACCCAAGCACGCTGTCCGTACAGCAGAAGTTGGATGCACTGGATGCCGCAGGGTTGATTTACTGGCCACCGAAAGGGAAAACGCCGCGCCAGAAACGCTATCTCAGCGAAGCTCCCGGCGTTCAGATTCAGGACGTGGTCGCGGATATTGGCCCTATTGCTCGGGGAAGTGAGTATCTCGGCTATCCGACGCAAAAACCCGTGGCCCTGTTGAAACGGATCATTCAGGCTAGCAGCAACCCCGGTGACGTTATCCTAGACCCGTTCTGCGGCTGCGGGACGGCGATAGATGCCGCCAACCGCCTGGGCCGTCGCTGGGCCGGTATCGACATATCGTCGTTTGCCATCGACCTGATCCGGGGGAAGCGTCTGAAAGACAAGACGATCCCGGTGAAGGGCATCCCGTACGATCTCGCGTCCGCGATCAAGCTGGCGCGGGAACAGCCGTTCAACTTCGAGTCGTGGGCCGTTACGCGGCTTCCGGGGTTCGCGCCCAACACGAAGCAGGTGGCGGACGGTGGCGTTGACGGTCGCGCCACGCTTGCGCACAAGCCAGACGATCACCCGTCGCGGCTCGCGCTCGCACAGGTGAAGGGCGGCAAGTTCAGCCTGTCGGCGCTCCGCGACTTCATCGGCGTGACGGAGCGCGACAAGGGCGCGCTCGGCTATTTCGTGACGCTGGAGCCCGTTCAGACGAAGGCCGCGAAGAAAGCGGTCGCGAACACGGGCCGCATCCGGGTCGCGGGCTATCCGTACCGGCGCACACACCTTTGGCCAATCTCCGACTACTTCGACGAACGCCTCCCGCCCATGCCGATCATGGCAGACCCCTATTCCGGCAAGCCGCCGGAGCAAGGAACCCTGTTCTGA
- a CDS encoding plasmid stabilization protein, which yields MASITIRNLDDDVKTRLRVRAAEHHRSMEEEARLILRDAVSGHSSGPRNLATFTRQCFASLGGIQLELPARGPMREPPDFS from the coding sequence ATGGCGAGTATCACGATCCGCAACCTAGACGACGACGTTAAGACGCGCCTTCGCGTACGCGCCGCCGAGCATCACCGATCGATGGAGGAAGAAGCTCGCCTCATCCTGCGCGACGCCGTGAGTGGCCATAGCTCTGGTCCCCGGAATCTCGCGACGTTCACGCGACAGTGCTTCGCGTCTCTAGGCGGGATTCAGCTTGAACTTCCCGCGCGCGGGCCGATGCGCGAGCCTCCAGATTTCTCCTGA
- a CDS encoding type II toxin-antitoxin system VapC family toxin, producing the protein MFVIDTNVASELMRPDPTAAVVAWIGEHDAQDMYLTAVNEAELLYGVAIMPTGKRRNALEAAMTSWLDLGFRGRILPFDSAAARAYAEIAAERRRAGRPIGEADCQIAAISRSRGATLVTRNVRDFEGMGLNVIDPWSGVGPS; encoded by the coding sequence ATGTTCGTCATAGATACGAACGTCGCGTCCGAACTCATGCGCCCCGACCCGACGGCGGCCGTAGTGGCATGGATCGGTGAGCACGATGCGCAGGACATGTACCTCACGGCCGTGAACGAAGCGGAACTCCTCTACGGCGTCGCGATCATGCCGACCGGCAAGCGGCGGAACGCGCTGGAGGCCGCGATGACAAGCTGGCTGGATCTCGGCTTCAGAGGACGGATCCTTCCGTTCGACAGTGCCGCGGCTCGAGCCTACGCGGAGATCGCTGCCGAGCGTCGTCGCGCGGGCCGGCCAATCGGCGAGGCCGACTGCCAGATCGCCGCGATATCCCGCTCACGCGGCGCCACTCTGGTCACTCGCAATGTGCGAGACTTCGAGGGTATGGGCCTGAATGTGATCGATCCTTGGTCGGGGGTCGGTCCGAGTTGA